A window from Cydia strobilella chromosome 9, ilCydStro3.1, whole genome shotgun sequence encodes these proteins:
- the LOC134744232 gene encoding putative inorganic phosphate cotransporter: MDDNTEAQAQAHNLLGQKTPKQPKVVDNAFTRTLRSCCFIPQRYILGVMGLLGVCNAYTMRVCLNLAITQMVIPFHKNESDSNNNNTELICENDPIPANTTVFISPYATQTWDQATQGLILSGFYYGYAATQVPGGYLAEKWGGKWTLGVGLLSTALFTFLTPWVIRMGNGGWGGLFALRVLQGMGEGPTMPALMIMLARWVPPHERSFQGALVFGGAQIGNIFGSFMSGILLSDGQDWANVFYFFGGFGLLWFVLWSLFCYSTPNTHPFISKKELSYLNANVTTADHKAAKDPVPWKAILRSWPVWALVCAAVGHDWGYYTMVSDLPKYSHDVLKYNIATTGLLTALPYAAMWISSFIFGFVCDLCIKKGCHTIKTGRIIHTTIAATGPAICIVLASYAGCNRDLAMAYFVLSMALMGGFYSGMKVNALDLAPNYAGTLTSLVNTTSTFAGIATPFLIGLLTPNSTLSEWRVAFWVCFAVLVGTNVVYCIWADGKQQWWDDVRQFGYPPNWNHGPLVRDTVPDQEAVMTKMTRKSGDDDVY, translated from the exons GTTGTTTCATCCCTCAACGCTACATACTCGGAGTGATGGGCCTTCTCGGAGTCTGCAATGCCTACACTATGAGGGTGTGTTTGAACTTGGCTATCACTCAGATGGTGATACCGTTCCACAAGAACGAATCAGACTCTAACAATAATAACACTGAACTAATATGCGAAAACGACCCGATTCCTGCCAACACTACTGTCTTTATAAGTCCA TACGCAACACAAACCTGGGACCAGGCCACTCAGGGTCTAATCCTCAGTGGTTTCTACTACGGTTACGCCGCCACTCAAGTCCCCGGAGGCTATCTGGCCGAGAAGTGGGGCGGCAAGTGGACCTTAGGCGTAGGTCTACTAAGCACAGCTCTGTTCACCTTCCTTACTCCGTGGGTCATCCGTATGGGTAATGGAGGCTGGGGTGGGCTGTTCGCTCTTCGTGTGCTTCAAGGAATGGGAGAG ggtCCCACGATGCCAGCTCTCATGATCATGCTGGCCCGATGGGTGCCCCCACACGAGCGCTCGTTCCAAGGCGCCCTCGTCTTCGGTGGTGCTCAGATCGGCAACATCTTCGGCTCCTTCATGTCCGGCATCCTATTGTCAGATGGCCAAGATTGGGCCAACGTGTTCTATTTCTTTGGTGGCTTTGGTCTGCTATGGTTTGTTTTGTGG agttTATTCTGCTACAGCACACCGAACACGCATCCCTTTATCTCAAAGAAGGAGCTCAGCTATCTGAACGCCAACGTGACAACGGCCGACCACAAGGCCGCCAAGGACCCGGTGCCATGGAAGGCTATACTGAGATCGTGGCCCGTGTGGGCGTTAGTTTGTGCCGCA GTTGGCCACGACTGGGGCTACTACACTATGGTCTCAGACTTACCAAAGTACTCTCACGACGTCCTCAAATACAACATCGCGACCACCGGTTTGCTGACCGCTCTGCCCTATGCCGCTATGTGGATAAGCTCCTTTATCTTCGGATTTGTGTGCGACCTGTGCATTAAAAAGGGTTGCCATACGATCAAAACTGGAAGGATCATCCATAcaactatag CTGCAACGGGCCCCGCGATATGCATCGTTCTTGCGTCGTACGCAGGATGTAACCGGGATCTCGCCATGGCCTACTTTGTCCTCTCCATGGCTTTGATGGGAGGATTCTACAGCGGAATGAAG GTGAACGCGCTAGATTTGGCGCCGAACTATGCCGGCACGCTAACGTCTCTGGTTAACACCACGTCTACCTTCGCCGGGATCGCCACTCCCTTCCTTATCGGACTGTTAACCCCTAAT TCAACTCTAAGCGAGTGGCGCGTCGCCTTCTGGGTGTGCTTCGCCGTGCTGGTCGGCACCAACGTGGTGTACTGCATCTGGGCGGACGGCAAGCAGCAGTGGTGGGACGACGTGCGGCAGTTCGGCTACCCGCCGAACTGGAACCACGGCCCGCTTGTCAGAGACACCGTGCCTGACCAGGAAGCCGTTATGACGAAAATGACCCGCAAGAGTGGCGACGATGACGTTTATTAA